Below is a genomic region from Candidatus Desulfatibia profunda.
AGAGGCGATTGCCAAAAGCCGTCTTCTGTTTTTCCCGAGAACCGCATTTGTCGATCTTATATCCGGCAACCCTTGCCTGGCCTTGAATATGCTTGCGGTGCTTTCAACCCGGCTTCGGCGGTTTACCGTTCAGATCGAAAACCTTTCCTTAAAAGAGGTCCCGAGCCGCCTGGCTGCCTATCTGATCTATCTGGCAGATAAACAGGGTCGCAATGATAGTGTGCGGTTGAATATTTCCAAAGGTCAGCTTGCAAGTCTTCTGGGTACAATACCGGAAACCCTGTCACGAATTTTTGCAAAAATGAGCGCTCAGAAGTTAATCCAGGTATCCGGACGGGAAATCAGGATCCTTGATTTTATGGGCCTTAAAGATCTGGCGCAATATGGTAAGTATGCAGATTAAACCGGCTTTCAGCATATTTAACCTGAATATTTTATAGAAAGTGATTTTTCCCCTTTTTATGGAAAAATTTTTTATTTCGCCACAAAGGCACTAAGACAAAAAGATGTCTCCTTTGTGTCTTGGTGTCTTCGTGGCCAATATTTTCTGTTCGGGCTATTCCTTATACCAGTCAAAAGTAATTTTCAGGCCTTTTGAAAAATCATATTCAGGATCAAAACCAAGCACCGATTTGGCAAGGTCGATATTTGCGACCGACTCGCGGATATCACCGGGCCTTGACGGCTCATATTTGGGCTCAATGCTCAGGCCGGACAGGTCGCAGATCATTTCCCAGAGCCGGTTGATCCGGACAAAAGCGCCGGTCCCGATGTTAAATACTTTTCCGGCGGTACCGTCGGCGGAGGCCGCAAGCAGGTTGGCTTTGACCACATCCTTAACAAAGACAAAATCCCGGTACTGATTGCCGTCACCGTAAATAACCGGAGGGGCTTGGGAAGCGGCCCTGGTTAAAAAAATAGAGATGACACCGGAATACGCTGAAGAAGGATCCTGCCTGGGTCCATACACGTTGAAATACCGCAGACATACCGCTTCAAGCCCGTACAGCTCATGATAAAGACGGGCATTCAACTCCCCGGTGAGTTTCTGAACCGCATACGGGCTTTGGGGCTTCGGTTTCATGGTTTCATGCTTGGGAAGCTGCGGGTCATCCCCGTAAACCGCGCAGGAACTGGACAGTACTAACCGTTTGACGGTGTTCTTGCGGGCGGCATCCAGAACAAAAAGGGTGCCGAGGTCGTTTACCATGGCAGAATCAATCGGGTTTTCGACGGTCTGAGGCACCGAAACCATAGCTGCCAGGTGAAATATGATATCGCAGTCCCGGGCACATGTGTCGAGGAGTTCTTGATCCCGGATATCAGCTTGATAAAAAGTAATCTGTTCCTTCGCATGCTCCAGATTGGATATACGCCCTGTGGAAAGGTCGTCAATCACCGTCACCCGGCAGCCCTCTTCCAGCAAAGCGTCAACCAGGTGAGAGCCGATAAACCCGGCTCCGCCGGTCACCAGTGCCCGCTTGAATTTAATCTCCATCATTTCTTACCGAAACGATCCTTAACAAATACATAAATAAGATATGCCGCCGCCAATACAGCACTAATTTTAAAAATCCAAAGCTCACCCCATTCATTCGACATAATATAAATACCCGCAGCTTATTTAGTTAAAATCATTTGCCTGCTGGCCTTCAGGGACCAACCCCGATTTCAGCAGGATTAAAGCTTTTATCTTTTTAAAATATATCATAGATGATTTCATTTGGAAACTTTGAACTTCTAAC
It encodes:
- a CDS encoding Crp/Fnr family transcriptional regulator; protein product: MKKKLDIISETPLFGGLPENQLREIEQIAVDRLFSKGETIFFEGDDGSGFYIVVDGRVKVYKVSTEGKEQILHIFGPGEPFGEVPVFTAKPFPANAEAIAKSRLLFFPRTAFVDLISGNPCLALNMLAVLSTRLRRFTVQIENLSLKEVPSRLAAYLIYLADKQGRNDSVRLNISKGQLASLLGTIPETLSRIFAKMSAQKLIQVSGREIRILDFMGLKDLAQYGKYAD
- a CDS encoding SDR family oxidoreductase — translated: MMEIKFKRALVTGGAGFIGSHLVDALLEEGCRVTVIDDLSTGRISNLEHAKEQITFYQADIRDQELLDTCARDCDIIFHLAAMVSVPQTVENPIDSAMVNDLGTLFVLDAARKNTVKRLVLSSSCAVYGDDPQLPKHETMKPKPQSPYAVQKLTGELNARLYHELYGLEAVCLRYFNVYGPRQDPSSAYSGVISIFLTRAASQAPPVIYGDGNQYRDFVFVKDVVKANLLAASADGTAGKVFNIGTGAFVRINRLWEMICDLSGLSIEPKYEPSRPGDIRESVANIDLAKSVLGFDPEYDFSKGLKITFDWYKE